The following are from one region of the Salminus brasiliensis chromosome 14, fSalBra1.hap2, whole genome shotgun sequence genome:
- the mfsd5 gene encoding molybdate-anion transporter, which translates to MFVTAYLAFVALVVLCVGLEITARRLTSSQATEVTLANPAFRRFQRLFLKTYLLALWADWLQGPYLYKLYRHYSFLESQIAILYVCGLASCVLFAPVAGWLSQALGRRQTCMLFCLTYSVCCLTKLSRDYFVLILGRVLGGLSTSLLTTAFEAWYVHCHIDVHDFPKEWIPVTFGKVADWNHGLAVGAGLVANLFTEWLELGPVAPFLLAIPSLVACGWLVLSEWGAEEKLERADGDKNGPLLGPLNPSQVRLSAQARFRRNCVEGLRCLLSDRRVMLLGGVQALFESVLYIFVFLWTPVLDPHGPPLGIVFSCLMAASMAGSTLFRLATSNRYRLQPGHLLCLAVLLAFFSFFMLIFSTAPGQPRPKESLLAFLLLELACGLYFPAVSFLQGRVIPMERRAGVLAWFRLPLHLLACLGLLALHGEVSGTGGGETGSGTRHMFAGCAAMMLAALLAVVSLFTLGRNDADLRLEGTKGEGEI; encoded by the coding sequence ATGTTTGTGACCGCTTACCTTGCGTTTGTGGCCCTGGTGGTCCTGTGCGTGGGTCTGGAGATCACCGCACGACGCCTCACTTCATCCCAAGCCACTGAAGTGACGCTTGCCAACCCAGCTTTCCGCCGCTTCCAGAGGCTCTTTCTGAAAACCTACCTACTGGCTCTGTGGGCCGATTGGCTGCAGGGACCGTACCTTTACAAGCTCTACCGCCATTACAGTTTCCTGGAGTCACAAATCGCCATCCTGTATGTCTGCGGGCTGGCCTCTTGCGTGCTGTTTGCtcctgtggctggctggctgtcccaGGCTCTAGGCAGGAGGCAGACCTGCATGCTTTTCTGCTTGACCTATTCTGTGTGCTGCCTCACCAAGCTGTCGCGGGACTATTTCGTGCTCATTCTGGGCCGTGTGCTTGGCGGACTCTCCACTTCCCTGCTGACCACTGCGTTTGAGGCCTGGTATGTGCATTGCCACATCGATGTGCACGATTTTCCCAAAGAATGGATCCCTGTGACGTTCGGCAAAGTTGCAGACTGGAACCATGGGCTGGCGGTGGGTGCTGGGCTTGTGGCCAACCTATTCACAGAATGGTTGGAACTGGGACCTGTAGCCCCTTTCCTGCTGGCCATCCCCAGCCTGGTCGCTTGTGGCTGGCTGGTGCTGTCTGAATGGGGTGCAGAGGAAAAGCTTGAAAGGGCTGACGGAGACAAAAATGGCCCCCTCCTTGGCCCTCTAAACCCCTCTCAGGTACGTTTATCGGCTCAGGCCCGCTTCCGTCGCAACTGCGTGGAAGGCCTGCGGTGCCTCCTCTCGGATCGCAGAGTCATGCTCCTGGGCGGGGTACAGGCCCTCTTCGAAAGTGTCCTCTATATCTTTGTTTTTCTCTGGACCCCAGTGCTGGACCCTCACGGGCCTCCGCTAGGCATTGTCTTCTCCTGCCTCATGGCCGCCAGCATGGCGGGCTCCACGCTCTTCCGCTTAGCTACGTCGAACCGTTATCGGCTGCAGCCTGGTCACCTGCTGTGCTTGGCAGTGCTGCTGGccttcttttccttcttcatGCTGATCTTCTCTACAGCACCAGGCCAGCCCAGGCCAAAGGAGTCCCTTTTGGCTTTCCTGCTCCTGGAGTTGGCCTGCGGGCTCTACTTCCCTGCAGTGAGCTTCCTCCAGGGCCGAGTGATCCCTATGGAGCGCAGAGCCGGTGTGCTAGCCTGGTTTCGCCTTCCGCTACACTTGCTGGCCTGcctggggctgctggccctACATGGGGAGGTTTCGGGCACTGGAGGAGGAGAGACAGGCAGTGGCACAAGGCACATGTTCGCAGGGTGTGCTGCGATGATGCTGGCTGCGTTGCTAGCTGTGGTGAGTCTTTTCACCCTAGGGAGGAATGATGCAGACCTACGGCTAGAAGGGACCAAAGGAGAGGGGGAGATTTAA